One Brassica napus cultivar Da-Ae chromosome C4, Da-Ae, whole genome shotgun sequence genomic region harbors:
- the LOC106368970 gene encoding probable inactive L-type lectin-domain containing receptor kinase III.1 has product MTITSKSIALTIIFLLLSVSCASSQQETKFLNHGFLGANLLKFGSSIVHPSGLLELTNTSMRQIGQAFHGFPIPFSKPNSSNSISFSTSFVFAITPGPGAPGHGLAFVISPSMDFTGALPSNYLGLFNTSNNGNSLNRILAVEFDTVQAVELSDIDDNHVGIDLNGVVSVESASAAYFDHRDAKNISLRLASGDPIRVWIEYNATEMMLIVTLAPLERPKPNVPLLSIKMNLSGVLSEEHYIGFAAATGTVTSTHLVLGWSFSIEGKATEIDLTKLPSIPKPPSPPSPSSTPPVSVKKDLNNTKLIIIFAASATGVIIMILALLGFWLFRRKQVFFTGGARKFSHQMISSATGGFDNSRLLGERNSGSFYKGNLTPTEIIAVKKIACTTRQQKTTLIAEIASISRLRQRNLVNLLGYCSKGNEIYLVYEYVPNGSLDRFLFSNDRPVLTWSDRFCIIKGLAAGLQYLHGEGQRPLIHGNVKASNVLLDEELHARLGDYGQGIRHSSASGYVAPELVETVKATRDTDVFGFGVLIMEIVCGRKAIEPTKPPEEISLVNWVLQGFKKGDLLQRCDMRMNRDELVAREVLLVMKTGLLCANRSQKARPMMKQVVRYLDGTERLPHDDYLFYGV; this is encoded by the coding sequence ATGACCATTACCTCCAAATCCATAGCTCTAACAATAATCTTCCTATTACTTTCTGTTTCGTGCGCCTCAAGTCAACAGGAAACCAAGTTTCTTAACCATGGCTTTCTTGGTGCGAACCTCCTCAAGTTCGGCTCCTCCATTGTCCACCCTAGTGGCCTCTTGGAGCTGACAAACACTTCGATGAGGCAAATTGGTCAAGCTTTCCACGGCTTTCCCATACCCTTCTCGAAACCTAACTCTTCGAATTCGATTTCTTTCTCCACAAGTTTCGTCTTCGCCATCACTCCAGGACCCGGTGCACCAGGCCACGGCCTCGCTTTCGTCATTTCGCCCTCCATGGACTTTACCGGAGCCCTTCCTAGCAATTATCTAGGCCTCTTCAACACCTCCAACAATGGAAACTCCTTAAACCGCATCCTGGCAGTTGAGTTCGACACCGTGCAGGCCGTTGAGCTGAGCGATATTGATGATAATCATGTTGGTATCGACCTAAACGGAGTGGTCTCCGTTGAGTCTGCATCAGCTGCATATTTTGATCACCGAGACGCTAAGAACATAAGCCTAAGGCTGGCAAGTGGAGACCCAATTAGAGTCTGGATCGAATACAACGCGACAGAGATGATGCTCATTGTCACGTTGGCTCCTCTAGAACGTCCAAAGCCGAACGTGCCTCTTCTCTCAATAAAAATGAACCTTTCAGGGGTTTTATCAGAAGAACACTATATTGGATTCGCTGCAGCCACCGGAACGGTCACGAGCACACATCTGGTGCTAGGCTGGAGCTTCAGCATAGAAGGGAAAGCCACAGAGATTGACCTAACAAAGCTTCCTTCTATTCCAAAACCGCCGTCTCCACCGTCTCCATCCTCAACTCCTCCAGTTTCAGTCAAGAAGGATTTGAACAACACTAAGCTCATCATAATCTTCGCTGCATCGGCAACAGGTGTAATAATCATGATCCTGGCTCTCTTAGGGTTTTGGCTCTTCCGTAGAAAGCAAGTATTCTTCACAGGAGGCGCAAGAAAATTCTCTCACCAGATGATATCAAGCGCAACGGGAGGTTTCGACAACTCTAGACTTCTCGGAGAAAGAAACTCAGGAAGTTTCTACAAAGGGAACCTTACTCCTACAGAGATTATAGCAGTGAAGAAGATTGCTTGCACCACAAGGCAACAGAAGACAACCCTAATAGCCGAGATAGCTTCTATCTCAAGGCTAAGACAAAGAAACCTAGTTAACCTACTTGGTTACTGCAGCAAAGGTAACGAGATCTATCTCGTTTACGAGTACGTCCCCAACGGTAGCCTAGACCGGTTCTTGTTCAGCAATGACCGACCGGTTCTCACATGGTCAGACCGGTTCTGTATCATAAAGGGGCTTGCTGCAGGACTTCAATACCTTCACGGCGAGGGTCAAAGACCTTTGATTCACGGAAACGTGAAAGCCAGCAACGTACTCTTAGACGAAGAGCTACACGCTCGACTAGGAGACTACGGACAAGGAATCAGGCACAGCAGCGCCTCGGGATACGTGGCGCCAGAGCTAGTCGAGACAGTAAAGGCTACCCGCGACACAGATGTGTTTGGTTTTGGGGTGTTGATAATGGAGATTGTTTGTGGAAGGAAGGCCATAGAGCCGACAAAACCACCTGAAGAGATCAGTTTAGTGAACTGGGTGCTTCAAGGGTTCAAGAAAGGCGATCTTTTACAGAGATGCGACATGAGAATGAATAGAGACGAGTTGGTGGCTAGAGAAGTGTTACTGGTTATGAAAACCGGACTTCTTTGCGCTAACCGGTCTCAGAAAGCTAGGCCAATGATGAAGCAAGTAGTTCGGTATCTTGATGGTACAGAACGTCTCCCTCATGACGACTACCTCTTCTACGGAGTCTAA
- the LOC106368971 gene encoding tropinone reductase homolog At2g29310 isoform X2, which yields MPFLTIASHIKKTMDKRWSLQGTTALVTGGGSGIGYAIVEELAGFGAKIHVCDISETLLNKSLSEWEKKGFKVSGSVCDVTSRPERETLMQTVSSLFNGKLDIFVNNVGGGRPKPTTEYDADDFDFHIATNLEPAFHFCQLSHPLLKASGYGSIVFISSVAGVVFFECGSIYSLTKGALNQLARNLACEWAKDSIRANAVAPNAIKTPLSQPYLDDISFKEELFGRTPLGRAGEPNEVASLVVFLCLPAASYITGQTICVDGGLTVNGFSYQPHA from the exons ATGCCATTTCTGACCATTGCTAGccacattaaaaaaacaatggaTAAAAGATGGAGTCTTCAAGGCACGACTGCTCTTGTAACTGGTGGAGGCAGCGGAATCGG GTATGCCATAGTAGAGGAGTTGGCTGGTTTTGGAGCTAAAATCCATGTTTGCGACATATCTGAAACACTGCTTAATAAAAGTTTAAGCGAATGGGAAAAGAAAGGGTTTAAAGTGAGTGGATCAGTCTGTGATGTAACTTCTCGACCCGAGAGAGAAACTTTGATGCAAACTGTCTCCTCCCTGTTCAATGGCAAGCTCGATATTTTC GTGAACAATGTGGGTGGAGGTCGTCCAAAGCCAACGACAGAATATGATGCAGACGATTTTGATTTCcatattgcaacaaacttggaacCTGCTTTCCATTTTTGCCAGCTTTCACATCCTCTCCTAAAGGCTTCAGGCTATGGAAGCATCGTCTTCATTTCATCTGTTGCTGGggttgtattttttgaatgtgGATCCATTTATAGCCTAACTAAAG GAGCTCTGAATCAGCTAGCAAGAAATTTGGCATGTGAATGGGCAAAAGATAGCATAAGGGCCAACGCTGTTGCTCCTAATGCTATCAAGACTCCTCTGTCTCAACCA TATCTTGATGACATCAGTTTCAAGGAGGAATTGTTTGGTAGAACTCCACTTGGTCGTGCTGGAGAGCCAAATGAAGTTGCATCACTGGTGGTCTTCTTGTGTCTACCTGCGGCGTCTTATATAACTGGTCAAACAATTTGCGTTGATGGAGGCCTCACGGTTAACGGTTTTTCCTATCAACCACATGCTTGA
- the LOC106368971 gene encoding tropinone reductase homolog At2g29310 isoform X1: protein MESSRHDCSCNWWRQRNRVRLSSLYIVMNAKILSNLIFWNTFRYAIVEELAGFGAKIHVCDISETLLNKSLSEWEKKGFKVSGSVCDVTSRPERETLMQTVSSLFNGKLDIFVNNVGGGRPKPTTEYDADDFDFHIATNLEPAFHFCQLSHPLLKASGYGSIVFISSVAGVVFFECGSIYSLTKGALNQLARNLACEWAKDSIRANAVAPNAIKTPLSQPYLDDISFKEELFGRTPLGRAGEPNEVASLVVFLCLPAASYITGQTICVDGGLTVNGFSYQPHA from the exons ATGGAGTCTTCAAGGCACGACTGCTCTTGTAACTGGTGGAGGCAGCGGAATCGGGTTCGTCTTTCTTCTCTCTATATTGTCATGAATGCCAAGATTttaagtaatttaattttttggaatACATTTAGGTATGCCATAGTAGAGGAGTTGGCTGGTTTTGGAGCTAAAATCCATGTTTGCGACATATCTGAAACACTGCTTAATAAAAGTTTAAGCGAATGGGAAAAGAAAGGGTTTAAAGTGAGTGGATCAGTCTGTGATGTAACTTCTCGACCCGAGAGAGAAACTTTGATGCAAACTGTCTCCTCCCTGTTCAATGGCAAGCTCGATATTTTC GTGAACAATGTGGGTGGAGGTCGTCCAAAGCCAACGACAGAATATGATGCAGACGATTTTGATTTCcatattgcaacaaacttggaacCTGCTTTCCATTTTTGCCAGCTTTCACATCCTCTCCTAAAGGCTTCAGGCTATGGAAGCATCGTCTTCATTTCATCTGTTGCTGGggttgtattttttgaatgtgGATCCATTTATAGCCTAACTAAAG GAGCTCTGAATCAGCTAGCAAGAAATTTGGCATGTGAATGGGCAAAAGATAGCATAAGGGCCAACGCTGTTGCTCCTAATGCTATCAAGACTCCTCTGTCTCAACCA TATCTTGATGACATCAGTTTCAAGGAGGAATTGTTTGGTAGAACTCCACTTGGTCGTGCTGGAGAGCCAAATGAAGTTGCATCACTGGTGGTCTTCTTGTGTCTACCTGCGGCGTCTTATATAACTGGTCAAACAATTTGCGTTGATGGAGGCCTCACGGTTAACGGTTTTTCCTATCAACCACATGCTTGA